A segment of the Niveibacterium umoris genome:
TCGACGCGCCTGTCCGCTTCCTGCCGTGACCGATGCGGGCCGGGTGATACCAACCACCAGCGGACGCGCAGCAATTGCAATCGCGCTAAAGACGCTCGGATGCGGCTATGGTGACCGCGTGCTGGTGCCCACTTATCACTGCCCGACCATGGTGGCCCCCATCGTCGCGCTTGGTGGCGAGCCCGTCTTCTACCCCATCGACGAGAGCGGCAGCCCACAGCTGGAAGTGCTTGAAACTCTGCTGCGCGCGGGGGCTCGGGCGCTTATCGTGCCGCACTACTTCGGACTTCCGCGGCCGATGCGCGCGGTGCGCACGTTGTGCGACACCTACCACACGGCACTGATCGAAGACTGCGCCCACGCTTTCTTCGGTCGCGTCGAGGGTCGCGGCATCGGCGGCTGGGGCGATTTCGCGATAGCGAGCCTGACAAAGTTCTTTCCGGTTACAGAGGGGGGGTGCCTGATCCAGCGGCAGACCGGGCTGAACACCGCATCGCTCGGGCGGCGCGGACATACGGTGAGTCTCAAGGTGATCGCCGACGCGATTGAATTGGGCGTCATGCACCAGCGGCTGGGCGGGCTCAACCAACTGCTCGGCGCAGCCTATCGTGCGAAATATCGCCGCCGGGGAAGTCCGTCCCAAGCGTATCTGGCGCGCACAGAGTCCCCGACGCTTGAGACTGCGGTCCGAAGAGCCAAGGCCGACTTCGCCGATGAGTCCCTGCCTTTTCGCCGCATTGCAGCAGCGGCGTGGCATCTGGTCCGCATGGGCGGCGCCGGGCGCATCGTCGCGAAGCGACAAGCCAATTTCAACTGGCTGGCCGCGCGTCTCTCGACCCTCTCTGGCGCACGCCCGCTGGTCAGGCAAGCCGGCGACGAGTCAGCGCCCTATGTTTTCCCACTTTGGGTCGATGAACCGGAACGGGTGTATCAATCAGTCAGAACCAGCGGTGTGCCGGTGTTCCGCTGGGACGACCGCTGGCCGGGCACCCCGCGCTGGCCGGGGGACGCCGGTGAAGCATGGTCGCACCATGTGTTCCAGATCGGTTGCCACCAGGATCTTCGGCCGCAGGACCTCGAGTGGATCGCCGGCACACTGGAACAGATCATCGACGGCCGGCCGGCATGACACGCCGTCGGATCCTGATGGTTGCGTACCATTTCCCGCCCCACGCGGGCAGCAGCGGGATACAGCGCACGCTCCGCTTCGCCCGGACCTTGCCTCGCTATGGCTGGGATCCCGTGATCCTGAGCGTCGCCCCGTTTGCCTATGAGCAGACGAGCGACGCGCTGCTGGCCGACCTGCCCGCCGACGTACCGATCTACCGCCCCTGGGCGCTGGACGCCAAACGACATCTATCCTTGTTCGGACGCTATCCGGGCCTGTTCGCCCGGCCCGACCGATGGCGCTCATGGTGGCTCCCCGGTGTAGCGGCAGGCCTTGCCGCAACCTGGCGTCACCGCCCCGAAGTGATCTGGAGCACCTTCCCGATAGCGACCGCACACCGTATCGGCGCGACGCTGGCCGGGCTCACCGACCTGCCATGGGTGGCCGATCTGCGCGACCCGATGGCCCACGATGGCTACCCACAAGACGCGAAACTTTGGACTGCCTATCAAAAGGTCGAACGACGCGTATTTGCGACCGCCCGCGCAGTGGTTACCGTAACGCCCGGGTGTGCCGCCTACTACGCCAACCGCTATCCGGATGCGGCGGGGCGAATCCATGTCATCCGCAACGCCCATGCGCCAACGGATCCGGGACCGCCCGTCGCACGGACCGACAATGACGGCGGCAGCGACGGCCGCATCACGCTGCTGCATAGCGGCATCGTCTATCCTTGGGAACGTGATCCGACTGCGTTACTGCAGGCCATCGCCCGCCTCTTGGCGCACGACCCCCGCCTCGATGAACGTCTGCGCGTCATATTCCGGGCCCCGGGTGATGAGTCGTGGCTGCGCGCAAAGGTCGCGGCTGCGGGCGTGCAAACCGTCGTCGAGGTTGCACCGCCACTGGCGTATCGGGCGGCCCTTGAGGAAATGCGCCGCGCCAGCGCGCTGCTGCTGCTGCAGGCCGACAACTGCAACCTCCAGATTCCCGCAAAACTCTATGAATACGCCTACAGCGGCCGTCCGGTGCTGACTTTGTCGGACCCGGCAGGAGAAACCTGGCGCGAAGCGACGCGTCTCCAACTGGGTCCATGTGCTCGCCTTGACGAGCCGGTCGCGATCGCTGCGCTGATCAAGGGCGTACTCGACCAAGCCTTGCCAGCCCCACCCGAGGTCAACGGGGAAGACTACGAAAACCGCAGCGCTGCACTGGCAAGCTTGCTCGACCGACTCGCCGCTCCGTCACGGCAATAGTTCCTGTGCAATACCGGGCCGAGCCCCTAACATGGATCGCCTTATGGGGAAGGCAGACTCACCGATGAGCATAACCTGGGACATCTATCCGGCTTCGGAGCTTGAATCAGCGGCCTCCGAATGGAATGCCCTCTGCACCGCCACCGCTGCGATGCCCTTTCTCGAGACTTTGTATCTTCTCCCGCTGCTTCACTATTTCGGTGACGGTCGCGAACGCCTGTGCCTCGGACGCCGGGACGGCGAGTTGGTCGCAGGCGCGCTGGTCACACCTGCCGCGCTGGGTCGATGGCAAACCTTTCAACCGTCGCAGCTACCGCTCGGCGCCTGGATCCAGAAATCTGACGAAATCCTGGAGGAGTTGCTGGCGACGCTCACGCGCCAGCTGCCGGGATTTGCGATCAGTGTCGGCGCCACTCAAATTGACCCCCGCTTCACCCGCCGCCCGGCCAACGGCCGGCAGCTCGCGTCGATTGACTACATCGAGACCGCCTGGATCGATGTCGAAGGCAGCTTTGACGACTTTTGGGCCCAACGCGGCAAGAATCTGCGCACCAACGTGCGCAAACAGCGCGCGAAACTCGAGGACGAGGGGATCCAACTCAGCCTCGACATCCTCACCGACGCCGCATCCGTTGAAGCAGCCGTTCGCGAATTCGGCAGCCTCGAAGCCAGCGGGTGGAAGGCCGGCGCGGGCACCGCGGTTCAGCTAGGCACCCCGCAGGGCGACTTCTATCGGGACATGCTCACCGCATTTTGTGCGCGCCAACGCGGCGAAATCTGGCGATACCGCTTCGGCGAATCGGTGGTTGCCATGGATTTTTCCATCCTGTCAGGCGATACGATCGTCGTGCTCAAGACGGCGTTCGATGCAACGCACAAGACCGTGTCGCCGGCGACATTGCTGCACCATGACGCATTTCGCGCGCTGTTCGAGCGAGGAACGATCCGCCGAATCGAATTCTATGGCCGCGTGATGGAATGGCACACTCGCTGGACGACCCAGCAGCGCACGCTGTTTCATACCACTTTCTTCCGTTGGCCCCTGCTGCTTGCACTGCGTGAACGCGTTAACGCGCGGCGGACGGACGGTGCGGCCGCGACTGAGCCAACGTCCACATGAAACCGAGTTTCGGAACTTGGCTGCGCTACCAGACGTTCCGCCTGATCGACCGCGCCGCTCGGCGGGGTCGATCGCCGCAAACGACGCTTGCGCTCCCTGACACCGCGGTTCGTCGCAGTCTTTGGCTGTTTGTATCGACCATTGGGGAGCTCAATGCCATCGCCCCCCTGCTTGATGCGCTCGCCCCTCAAACAACGCCACTGCATTGGGTCTTGCTGACCGACCGGCGCATCTATGCCGAAGCTTATCGCGCACGCTACCCCGACGCGGACATCGTCGAAATTGGCGACCACCCAGCGGAGGCAAGTCGGCTGTCGCGCTTGCGGCCACCGGCACTCGCATTGGTCGCCGAGATCCCGTTGTTGCCGAGCGACGCACCGTGTCGCCTGCCCTTTGCTTGGCTTTATGAAGCCGCACGGCATGGAGCCCCGGTCGCATCCGTCAATGGGTGGCTCTATGGCTATGCAACCTCGTGCCGGATCGACACGATCGAGCGAGGGCTGCTGTTGCGAGACTGGCTGGCGATCCAATCGGTACTCTGCGTGCAATCGGAGGCGGTGCGAAATAGTCTGCTTGAAGCGGGTGCCCCGCCGGATAAGTTGGTCATTACCGGCAACATCAAATTCGATGCGCTCGACCGTGCAAGCTGGACCCCGGCAGGCACACGAAGCCCCACCCTGATCGGCGCCCTGATTGCGACCCATCGCCATGTGGTGGTCGCTGGATGCGTCACCGATGAAGATGAACAGACGCTGGTACTCGACGCCTTCGTCAACCTGAAGTCAAAGCGCCCTCACTGCCTGATGGTGCTCGCCCCGCGTCACCCAGAGCAACCCGAAGTCATGGCAAACCTCGCGCGGGCCCTTGCAGCGCGTGGGCTCCTCGCGGTTCGGCGAAGCGAACATGGAGACCAGCCTGTGCCAGGCACCATCGACGTGCTGACCTTGGACACCATGGGCGAACTCAAGGATTTCTATGCCTGTGCGGATGTCGCACACGTCGGGCGCGACCACAACGTGCTCGAACCGCTTGCGTTCGGCACCGCGGTGACGGCGCGTCCAGGCTGGAACGCCACTTACCCGAGCTACCCCGTGTTTCGCTTGCTCTTCGAGGAGCACGAGCTTTCGGTCAATGAGGACCCCCTTCTGTTGGCTGACAGCTGGCAGGCTGCACTCGATGTGGCGCACGACAGCGCGGGGCGTGCCGCGCGCATCACGCGACTCGCCGAGCGTTTTGGCGGCGCGACGGCCCGATCCTTGGCGGCGCTTGCGCCCTTCGTCGCAATCGCGATGGGCGCACGAAAGGATCGCCCTTGAGTGGAGTGCGAGGCGCCTTCCTGATCGCATTCGCCTCCTCGAACGCGGTGATGGCCATCAATTTCCTGGGCTCGATGTGGCTGTCGCGGATTCTGACGCCAGCCCAGATTGGCGTTTTTTCGGTGGCATACGTCATCACCGGCCTGCTCCGCACGCTTCGCGAAATGGGCCTGGGCACCTACATCGTGCAAGAACCCGAGTTGACCGATGCCCGAATGCGCACGGCATTCGGGGTCTCCTTAATCGTGTCGGCAGCAGGAGGCCTCGTAGTCTTGGCGCTTGCGATTCCGGCAGCGCAGTTCTACCGCGAACCCGGAATTCAAACGGTATTGGTCGTGCTGGGACTGAACTTCTTCCTTGTACCCTTCGGGGCGACCAGCATGAGTCTGATGCGCAGGAACATGCGCTTCATGGAAATCGGCCTGATTGAAACCGCATCAGCGTTGATCAGCACGATCGTAGCTGTGTGGCTCGCCCACTTGGGCCACGGATACATGAGTCTCGCCTGGTCGTCCCTGGTCGGCACTCTGGTCAGCGTGGTGGGCGTAATCTTCTTTCGTCCAAGCCATGTGCCCTGGAAACCGGCACTCGTGGAGTGGCGCCGAATCCTGAAAGTATGCGGATACCTCTCG
Coding sequences within it:
- a CDS encoding glycosyltransferase — encoded protein: MTRRRILMVAYHFPPHAGSSGIQRTLRFARTLPRYGWDPVILSVAPFAYEQTSDALLADLPADVPIYRPWALDAKRHLSLFGRYPGLFARPDRWRSWWLPGVAAGLAATWRHRPEVIWSTFPIATAHRIGATLAGLTDLPWVADLRDPMAHDGYPQDAKLWTAYQKVERRVFATARAVVTVTPGCAAYYANRYPDAAGRIHVIRNAHAPTDPGPPVARTDNDGGSDGRITLLHSGIVYPWERDPTALLQAIARLLAHDPRLDERLRVIFRAPGDESWLRAKVAAAGVQTVVEVAPPLAYRAALEEMRRASALLLLQADNCNLQIPAKLYEYAYSGRPVLTLSDPAGETWREATRLQLGPCARLDEPVAIAALIKGVLDQALPAPPEVNGEDYENRSAALASLLDRLAAPSRQ
- a CDS encoding 3-deoxy-D-manno-octulosonic acid transferase, encoding MKPSFGTWLRYQTFRLIDRAARRGRSPQTTLALPDTAVRRSLWLFVSTIGELNAIAPLLDALAPQTTPLHWVLLTDRRIYAEAYRARYPDADIVEIGDHPAEASRLSRLRPPALALVAEIPLLPSDAPCRLPFAWLYEAARHGAPVASVNGWLYGYATSCRIDTIERGLLLRDWLAIQSVLCVQSEAVRNSLLEAGAPPDKLVITGNIKFDALDRASWTPAGTRSPTLIGALIATHRHVVVAGCVTDEDEQTLVLDAFVNLKSKRPHCLMVLAPRHPEQPEVMANLARALAARGLLAVRRSEHGDQPVPGTIDVLTLDTMGELKDFYACADVAHVGRDHNVLEPLAFGTAVTARPGWNATYPSYPVFRLLFEEHELSVNEDPLLLADSWQAALDVAHDSAGRAARITRLAERFGGATARSLAALAPFVAIAMGARKDRP
- a CDS encoding DegT/DnrJ/EryC1/StrS family aminotransferase, whose product is MRIPAPAIPIPRLPVLSWRYFFDRRACPLPAVTDAGRVIPTTSGRAAIAIALKTLGCGYGDRVLVPTYHCPTMVAPIVALGGEPVFYPIDESGSPQLEVLETLLRAGARALIVPHYFGLPRPMRAVRTLCDTYHTALIEDCAHAFFGRVEGRGIGGWGDFAIASLTKFFPVTEGGCLIQRQTGLNTASLGRRGHTVSLKVIADAIELGVMHQRLGGLNQLLGAAYRAKYRRRGSPSQAYLARTESPTLETAVRRAKADFADESLPFRRIAAAAWHLVRMGGAGRIVAKRQANFNWLAARLSTLSGARPLVRQAGDESAPYVFPLWVDEPERVYQSVRTSGVPVFRWDDRWPGTPRWPGDAGEAWSHHVFQIGCHQDLRPQDLEWIAGTLEQIIDGRPA
- a CDS encoding GNAT family N-acetyltransferase, which gives rise to MSITWDIYPASELESAASEWNALCTATAAMPFLETLYLLPLLHYFGDGRERLCLGRRDGELVAGALVTPAALGRWQTFQPSQLPLGAWIQKSDEILEELLATLTRQLPGFAISVGATQIDPRFTRRPANGRQLASIDYIETAWIDVEGSFDDFWAQRGKNLRTNVRKQRAKLEDEGIQLSLDILTDAASVEAAVREFGSLEASGWKAGAGTAVQLGTPQGDFYRDMLTAFCARQRGEIWRYRFGESVVAMDFSILSGDTIVVLKTAFDATHKTVSPATLLHHDAFRALFERGTIRRIEFYGRVMEWHTRWTTQQRTLFHTTFFRWPLLLALRERVNARRTDGAAATEPTST